From one Mycolicibacterium sp. HK-90 genomic stretch:
- a CDS encoding peroxidase, giving the protein MLTGTPHLTGRYEFLSFDTPAAGQAWLAEMVPLVQSATDVRETVNVFKRWVNLAFTWNGLRALGLDEESLASFPDEFREGMASRADILGDIGAAAPEHWVGGLAGDDLHAIVILFARDEEERIRCVGEHDALLARCPGVRSLSHLDLAATAPFEYDHDHFGYRDPVSQPQIEGSGEVPIPGSGGPLAPGEFLLGYPDEEGLVSNQPKPEVLSRNGSYVAYRRLEEHVGVFRDYLKQNAEGEESQELLAAKFMGRWRSGAPLVLAPERDDPELGADPMRNNDFDYGTMDPYGYACPLGSHARRLNPRDTEPNPNRRRLIRRSGTYGPALPEGVPDDGVERGVGMFLICASLVRQFEFAQNVWINDTAFQELGNEHDPICGTQDGTLDFTIPKRPIRKVHKGLPAFTTLRGGAYFFLPGLSALRYLATLPN; this is encoded by the coding sequence ATGCTGACCGGGACGCCCCACCTGACCGGTCGGTACGAGTTCCTGTCGTTCGACACTCCCGCAGCGGGGCAAGCTTGGCTGGCCGAGATGGTTCCCCTCGTACAGTCCGCAACCGACGTCCGCGAGACGGTCAACGTCTTCAAGCGGTGGGTCAACCTGGCGTTCACCTGGAACGGGTTGCGCGCCTTGGGCCTCGACGAGGAATCGCTGGCGAGCTTCCCTGACGAGTTCCGCGAAGGCATGGCATCGCGGGCCGACATCCTCGGGGACATCGGCGCGGCCGCACCCGAACACTGGGTGGGCGGGCTCGCCGGCGACGATCTGCACGCGATCGTCATCCTGTTCGCCCGGGACGAGGAGGAGCGCATTCGGTGCGTCGGCGAGCACGACGCACTGCTGGCCCGCTGCCCCGGGGTGCGGTCACTGTCGCACCTGGATTTGGCCGCCACCGCACCGTTCGAGTACGACCACGATCACTTCGGCTATCGCGATCCGGTGTCACAGCCGCAGATCGAAGGTTCCGGGGAAGTGCCGATACCTGGATCGGGCGGCCCGCTGGCACCGGGAGAGTTCCTCCTCGGCTATCCGGACGAGGAGGGACTGGTCTCGAACCAGCCCAAGCCCGAGGTGCTTTCGCGCAACGGCAGCTACGTGGCGTACCGCAGGCTGGAGGAACACGTCGGGGTCTTCCGCGACTATCTGAAGCAGAACGCCGAGGGTGAGGAAAGCCAGGAGCTGCTCGCCGCCAAGTTCATGGGCCGCTGGCGCAGTGGCGCACCGTTGGTGCTGGCACCAGAACGCGACGATCCGGAACTGGGTGCGGATCCGATGCGTAACAACGATTTCGACTACGGCACGATGGATCCGTACGGCTATGCCTGCCCGCTCGGCTCCCACGCACGTCGGCTCAACCCCCGTGATACCGAACCGAATCCGAATCGGCGCAGGCTGATCCGGCGCAGCGGCACCTACGGTCCGGCGCTGCCCGAAGGGGTACCGGACGACGGGGTGGAACGCGGCGTCGGGATGTTCCTGATCTGCGCCAGCCTGGTGCGTCAGTTCGAGTTCGCGCAGAACGTCTGGATCAACGACACGGCGTTCCAAGAGCTCGGCAACGAACACGATCCCATCTGCGGCACTCAAGACGGCACGCTGGATTTCACGATCCCGAAGCGACCGATCCGGAAGGTACACAAGGGTTTACCGGCATTCACCACCCTGAGGGGCGGGGCGTACTTCTTCCTGCCCGGCCTCAGCGCACTGCGCTACCTAGCCACTCTCCCCAACTAA
- a CDS encoding TetR/AcrR family transcriptional regulator, with protein sequence MTAKSSAAGKPVDTRVRLLESATDLFSRNGFGATGIKAVLAAAEAPYGSLYHFFPGGKQELGAVALTYGSERCRALLESLFPPDVDVVEATADSFRQAADLLEKTDYGCACPIATIALEVANNDELMRTAAADAFESWLAVVQQRFTAAGMTDERAREVAVEIFCLIEGSVLLSRTTRSSAPLHTAGRAAADAVRAGLAAGTQGRGGRGKGARAPR encoded by the coding sequence GTGACTGCCAAATCTTCTGCCGCGGGCAAGCCGGTTGACACGCGGGTCCGCCTGCTGGAGTCTGCTACGGATCTGTTCAGCCGGAATGGCTTTGGGGCAACCGGTATCAAAGCCGTTCTTGCGGCGGCCGAGGCGCCTTATGGGTCGCTGTACCACTTCTTCCCTGGCGGCAAGCAGGAACTCGGCGCCGTTGCGCTCACCTACGGCAGTGAACGTTGCCGAGCGCTGCTCGAGTCGCTGTTCCCGCCGGATGTCGACGTTGTTGAGGCGACTGCAGATTCGTTCCGCCAAGCCGCCGATCTGCTGGAAAAGACGGATTACGGGTGCGCCTGTCCGATCGCCACGATCGCGCTGGAAGTGGCCAACAATGACGAGTTGATGCGGACTGCGGCGGCTGACGCATTCGAATCGTGGCTGGCGGTAGTCCAGCAGCGGTTCACGGCTGCAGGCATGACCGACGAGCGGGCCCGCGAAGTTGCCGTTGAGATCTTCTGCCTGATCGAAGGATCGGTTCTGCTGTCACGCACCACGCGATCATCCGCGCCATTGCACACCGCGGGGCGGGCAGCGGCGGATGCGGTGAGAGCCGGACTGGCTGCTGGCACGCAGGGGCGCGGCGGGCGTGGGAAGGGCGCTCGGGCACCTCGGTAA